In the Daphnia pulicaria isolate SC F1-1A chromosome 2, SC_F0-13Bv2, whole genome shotgun sequence genome, one interval contains:
- the LOC124326032 gene encoding interferon-induced very large GTPase 1-like — translation MSMNQIKKEVQDGEDEMEVSFPKMKKAYADFLIDRPFNPISQTMQENNEDTLTLMNCLRYRLRLTLDSMKPNKQNGGMDTNFSDLEALLSCDQLSVESSSKKSLYDTLLKLIDEFDAAGAAEIFRLLLERRTAIPLFVPDSRKHHLEVLRHITLPWIENIRLGEDLSLMRVAVISCRPKNESQTCNIMKNLFNIESIYRHDLSTSTVSSNSVLAEIGCGCMLMEGSSSEVHHVLVTHIIGDFKPLWPFIQEFADFLIVEASTEDHGNSSPSIRAVQDIQETYAKNFYLKLDAFTCIWKPSLRETTRPQIKEVNGFHRLFIDGQLSDKVLNILRSSVKITINKLTGQCNAAKERLMLCQIPILFREEYGALECVSPTEIKSSITKSVQDLGKVKKTEFLLQKNYRQQAKHEEAKSEHCLNEEKLREEDDKIKSCRELRRADACLVQNHPLLQLFLSLLAYEDSCSRVLSVRVLEKELAERSERELGPLLEEIRKLSASFFDQSSKEANNNNATEKHVLKLTRENLHRAKTNFIDSALSIEHIWRELSHLYTSMKPENRSLTIRSIPRLAAQHLLDGFCLELLDGDSNMIHMEWVTEVLHELGKLIGKLKRERIFVLSVMGIQSSGKSTLLNTMFGIQMRTSVGMCTRGVNMQLLAVEGRPEYDYILLLDTEGTRAPEYHGLPGREKRDNQMATLSILLSDATIIVTQGENDDAIKEILPIVMMAYQGSKLAEDNGGRLSSRMFFVYNRIETRQKHKLYGIIQTLGTSLNDAFHQVRKLTGDLSHLKSQSPFGNFKLDTSNSTDSDVCILSNVKKESKPPGDVPDEAYGEGLIQFREHIHRRVIHNEDGSTWKSRSIDEFSRYIKDVWRCICSANFTFNFATVTERITFDILDVAYKKVEQKLAEVYLKSFTSIKKKMIEEKGKTMGNGGFSNTDLFPMFVDKLREEILPTEQILDKEVKDIVEEKGREKWSLQFQELWRMNKIEQSRNWTCNLKSSYVTLFSYEHHVENYKKKIRQEINELFKTASSNASQWTDLKKNEKFEKIFNDVVDEAQQQFPPKDIGAKIKKVYQNSNVIRTRKIEIMNIEKENLGMAKEHPTSSVVSNPSVLASVWNKCSKLYSKVIGKVTNKNAIDLCLEDVFTTVNRIAAGKQCYDDTIVSSVICDVDETITSYNIADNSEVQMMHSYGLRLIVDLMESIEAEWEAENSVYAKLKSNKDSMHEYFVMVSHGVEKTKLFTANMANTLIRNVCLAFEKEMIQSTLKRIRNERWLYDARFMSKYMDLYLIEQLEEDKISKALDYIRKPKVFYEDVLYRLIAEKISNAQEEWRGFIGHLTQAISNAALATLSVDRGKAQKFIEQLRIEFLKGYLQSEYLASKFLIDYSGEYDDCDNEEKEEFQKTCSSKMIQMLRDLKPPKNQKEFAKELSPKVVLLMRTSNDPAALPRCDAYCRMCKSLCIQSANHDTELRPHDAIHQPGGISGYCRRYTLELISDTCNQSYEKDCGFYLDGNYDVSYKFKEFSKVFPGWRNPRIAEEMPLREYIFAMYNKEIAKMYNVYPCTKIPEKYFRDLFTIKKQLKRDIGL, via the exons ACACATCACCTTGCCCTGGATTGAAAACATCCGTTTAGGTGAAGACTTGTCCTTGATGCGCGTCGCTGTGATTTCTTGTCGACCGAAGAACGAGAGTCAAACGTGCAACATAATGAAGAATCTCTTCAACATCGAAAGCATTTATCGTCACGATTTATCTACCAGCACGGTGTCCTCAAATAGCGTGTTGGCGGAAATCGGTTGCGGCTGCATGTTGATGGAAGGATCTAGCTCTGAAGTTCATCACGTCTTGGTTACGCACATCATTGGTGATTTCAAACCGTTGTGGCCATTTATTCAAGAATTCGCCGACTTCTTGATTGTTGAAGCTTCTACCGAAGACCATGGGAATTCATCTCCTTCCATTCGAGCAGTACAAGACATTCAGGAAACCTATGCCAAAAACTTTTATCTTAAGTTGGATGCATTCACATGCATTTGGAAACCTTCACTCCGAGAGACGACGCGCCCTCAAATAAAGGAAGTAAACGGATTTCATCGACTCTTTATAGACGGCCAGCTTTCCGACAAAGTTCTCAACATCTTGCGATCGAGTGTTAAAATAACCATCAATAAACTAACAGGACAATGTAACGCAGCCAAAGAACGACTGATGTTGTGCCAAATTCCCATTTTGTTTCGAGAAGAATACGGCGCTTTGGAATGCGTATCCCCGacagaaatcaaatcaagcaTTACCAAATCCGTCCAGGACTTGGGGAAAGTGAAGAAAACTGAATTTCTCTTACAGAAAAATTACCGGCAACAAGCCAAGCATGAAGAGGCCAAATCGGAGCACTGCTTGAACGAAGAAAAGTTACGCGAAGAAGACGACAAGATAAAAAGTTGTCGTGAATTGCGCCGAGCTGACGCCTGTCTCGTGCAAAACCACCCGTTGTTGCAACTGTTTCTTAGTCTTCTCGCCTATGAGGATTCGTGCTCTCGCGTTTTGTCTGTCCGTGTATTGGAGAAGGAGCTGGCTGAACGAAGTGAACGAGAACTCGGCCCTCTATTGGAAGAAATTCGCAAATTGTCCGCGTCATTCTTCGATCAATCAAGTAAAGaagcgaataataataatgcgacTGAAAAACATGTGTTGAAGTTAACAAGAGAGAACCTCCATCGAGCTAAAACCAACTTTATCGACAGTGCCCTCAGCATCGAACACATCTGGAGGGAACTTAGTCATCTGTACACGTCCATGAAACCAGAAAATCGTTCTTTGACAATTAGGAGCATTCCTCGTCTGGCTGCCCAGCACTTACTGGACGGCTTCTGTCTAGAACTGCTCGATGGTGACTCCAACATGATTCACATGGAATGGGTGACGGAAGTTTTGCACGAACTTGGAAAGTTGATCGGAAAATTGAAACGAGAGCGCATTTTCGTACTGTCCGTCATGGGTATTCAGAGCAGCGGCAAATCGACATTGTTAAACACCATGTTCGGCATCCAAATGCGAACCAGCGTTGGAATGTGCACCCGTGGCGTCAACATGCAATTACTGGCCGTCGAGGGTCGTCCCGAATACGACTATATTTTGTTACTGGATACGGAAGGTACTCGAGCGCCTGAATATCACGGCCTGCCCGGAAGAGAAAAGCGCGACAATCAGATGGCAACTTTGAGTATTTTGTTGTCGGACGCCACCATTATCGTCACTCAG GGGGAGAACGACGACGCCATCAAAGAAATTCTGCCAATTGTTATGATGGCCTATCAAGGATCAAAACTGGCCGAGGACAACGGAGGCCGACTCAGCtctagaatgttttttgtttacaacAGGATCGAAACTAGGCAGAAACACAAGTTGTACGGTATCATCCAAACACTTGGAACTTCACTGAACGATGCATTCCACCAAGTTCGGAAATTAACTGGCGATCTGTCGCATCTAAAATCTCAGAGTCCATTTGGTAATTTCAAGCTCGACACGTCCAACTCAACTGATAGCGACGTCTGTATCCTGAGCAACGTTAAGAAGGAATCCAAACCTCCTGGCGACGTGCCAGATGAAGCTTACGGCGAAGGGCTCATTCAGTTTCGGGAGCATATCCATCGACGCGTGATTCATAACGAAGACGGATCAACTTGGAAAAGCAGATCCATCGATGAGTTTTCCAGGTACATCAAAGATGTCTGGAGGTGCATTTGTTCGGCAAATTTCACCTTCAATTTTGCCACAGTGACAGAACGCATCACTTTCGACATCTTGGATGTTGCCTACAAGAAGGTTGAACAAAAACTAGCTGAAGTTTACCTTAAATCCTTCACAAgcatcaagaagaagatgattgaagaaaaaggcaaaacGATGGGAAATGGCGGCTTTAGCAACACTGATCTCTTTCCTATGTTCGTAGACAAGCTGCGCGAGGAAATCCTGCCGACTGAACAGATTTTAGACAAGGAGGTGAAAGATATCGTGGAGGAAAAAGGTCGCGAAAAATGGAGTCTGCAGTTTCAAGAATTATGGAGAATGAACAAAATAGAACAATCCAGAAACTGGACGTGCAACTTGAAAAGCAGCTACGTTACCTTGTTTAGCTACGAGCATCACGTGgaaaattacaaaaagaaaattcgccAAGAAATCAACGAATTGTTCAAAACGGCAAGTTCAAACGCTTCTCAGTGGACCGActtgaagaagaatgaaaagtttgaaaagattttcaacgacGTTGTGGACGAGGCTCAGCAGCAGTTCCCTCCAAAAGACATTGGAGCTAAAATCAAAAAAGTCTATCAAAACAGCAACGTGATCCGgacaagaaaaattgaaataatgaacatcgaaaaagaaaacttgggGATGGCTAAAGAGCATCCGACATCGTCCGTTGTCTCGAATCCGTCCGTGTTGGCAAGTGTGTGGAATAAATGTTCGAAGCTGTACTCGAAAGTGATTGGAAAagtgacaaacaaaaatgccaTCGATTTGTGTCTCGAAGATGTTTTCACCACCGTCAACCGGATCGCTGCTGGCAAGCAATGCTATGACGATACCATCGTTTCTAGTGTTATCTGTGATGTGGATGAAACCATTACATCGTACAATATCGCCGACAACTCGGAGGTTCAAATGATGCACAGCTACGGTCTTAGGCTGATTGTCGATCTGATGGAAAGCATTGAAGCAGAATGGGAGGCTGAAAACTCGGTCTACGCCAAACTCAAGTCCAACAAAGACAGCATGCATGAGTACTTTGTTATGGTTTCACATGGCGTAGAAAAGACGAAGCTGTTCACCGCCAATATGGCAAACACGTTAATTCGTAACGTTTGTCTGG CTTTCGAAAAGGAAATGATTCAAAGCACGTTGAAAAGAATTCGTAACGAGCGGTGGCTGTACGACGCCAGATTCATGTCCAAATATATGGATCTCTATTTAATCGAACAGCTGGAGGAGGATAAAATTTCCAAAGCGCTTGACTACATCAGGAAACCTAAAGTTTTTTACGAAGACGTGCTTTACCGACTCATTgctgaaaaaatttctaacgCCCAAGAAGAATGGCGAGGTTTCATTGGCCATTTAACACAAGCTATCAGTAATGCGGCTTTAGCTACGTTGTCAGTTGACCGAGGAAAGGCGCAGAAATTTATCGAACAGCTCCGAATCGAATTTTTGAAAGGCTACCTGCAGAGTGAATACCTGGCTTCCAAATTTCTGATTGATTACAGTGGTGAGTACGACGACTGTGACAACGAAGAGAAGGAAGAATTTCAGAAAACTTGCTCGAGCAAAATGATTCAAATGCTTCGAGATCTTAAGCCTCCGAAAAACCAAAAGGAATTCGCCAAAGAACTCAGCCCAAAAGTAGTTTTACTCATGAGGACTTCCAACGATCCTGCAGCTCTTCCACGTTGCGATGCTTATTGCCGGATGTGTAAGAGTTTGTGTATCCAGTCGGCCAATCATGATACCGAATTAAGACCTCATGACGCGATCCATCAACCTGGAGGTATTTCTGGATATTGTCGTCGCTACACACTTGaattaatatctgatacgtgCAATCAATCATACGAAAAAGATTGTGGATTTTATCTCGACGGGAATTATGATGTCTcttacaaattcaaagaattttCCAAAGTTTTTCCTGGGTGGAGGAATCCTCGGATCGCCGAAGAAATGCCCTTGAGGGAATACATTTTTGCAATGTACAACAAAGAAATAGCTAAGATGTACAACGTTTATCCTTGCACTAAAATTCCGGAAAAATACTTTCGAGATTTGTTCACCATCAAGAAGCAACTCAAAAGGGATATTGGACTTTAG